A window of Rhododendron vialii isolate Sample 1 chromosome 11a, ASM3025357v1 contains these coding sequences:
- the LOC131307987 gene encoding D-ribulose kinase isoform X1 produces the protein MLLSIPHLTPFSPFLRPTSPKHGHYSSKKLISRTGQLLVNEDKPRAKIMTFGSSKDEVDVPLEAGEWLFLGMDFGTSGARYAVIEKDGTIRAEGKRDYPLYMSKDTVDWLGSWKTTLHSLLDDVPISLRPLIASISIDGTSATTIILDSATGEPLCRPLLYNESCPDALPEVKSIAPVNHTVCSGSSTLCKLVSWWNSYDSNKESALLLHQADWLLWLLHGKLGVSDYNNALKVGYDPELDSYPTWLLSQPYSYVLPSIQAPGTSIGPIKEDIRMQFGFPKDCVVCTGTTDSIAAFLAARATQPGKAVTSLGSTLAIKLLSTNRIEDARFGVYSHRLDDKWLVGGASNTGGAVLRQIFTDEDLAKLSEHINPIEASPLDYYPLQAVGERFPVADPKMEPRLHPRPESDVEYLHGILESIARIEAKAYNLLEDLGATKVEEVFTAGGGAKNEKWIKIRERVLGLPVSRAPQTEAAYGAALLALRGTAQ, from the exons ATGCTACTTTCAATCCCCCATCTCACTCCCTTTTCCCCGTTTCTCCGGCCAACATCCCCCAAACacg GACATTATAGCTCGAAGAAGTTAATTTCAAGAACTGGGCAGCTCTTGGTTAATGAAGATAAACCAAGAgcaaaaattatgacttttggAAGCAGTAAAGATGAAGTGGATGTTCCTCTTGAGGCGGGTGAATGGCTTTTTCTTGGTATGGATTTTGGTACATCAGGAGCTAGGTATGCTGTTATTGAGAAGGACGGGACTATACGGGCCGAAGGGAAGAGGGACTATCCGCTATATATG AGCAAGGATACAGTGGATTGGTTGGGCTCATGGAAAACGACCCTTCATTCACTTCTTGATGATGTTCCCATTAGTCTCCGACCATTAATTGCTTCTATTTCTATAGATGGCACGTCTGCAACAACAATCATTCTAGACAG TGCAACTGGAGAACCATTATGTAGACCTTTGCTGTACAATGAAAGTTGTCCTGATGCTTTGCCAGAAGTTAAGTCCATTGCCCCAGTAAACCACACAGTCTGCTCTGGTTCTTCTACACTGTGCAAGCTTGTATCATGGTGGAACTCTTATGATTCGAATAAAGAATCTGCATTACTGTTGCATCAAGCAGACTGGCTCTTGTGGCTTCTTCATGGAAAGCTCGGGGTGTCTGACTATAACAACGCTCTAAAG GTTGGCTATGATCCTGAACTGGATTCTTATCCAACTTGGCTGCTCTCTCAGCCATATTCATATGTTTTGCCTTCCATCCAGGCACCAGGAACTTCAATTGGTCCTATAAAGGAGGACATTAGGATGCAATTTG GGTTTCCAAAAGACTGTGTTGTATGCACTGGAACCACTGATAGTATAGCTGCTTTTCTTGCTGCACGTGCTACACAACCTGGGAAAGCT GTAACATCTCTTGGTTCAACCCTTGCCATAAAACTACTAAGCACTAATAGAATCGAGGATGCACGGTTTGGCGTATATAGCCATCGCCTTGATGATAAATGGCTTGTGGGAGGAGCTTCAAACACGGGCGGAGCTGTTCTTAGACAGATATTTACAGACGAGGACCTGGCGAAATTGAGTGAGCATATTAATCCCATTGAAGCCTCCCCTCTAGACTACTATCCTCTGCAAGCAGTTGGGGAGAGATTTCCAGTGGCTGATCCGAAGATGGAGCCTAG GTTACATCCACGCCCGGAAAGTGATGTTGAGTACTTGCACGGTATTCTAGAGTCAATTGCCCGTATAGAG GCCAAGGCTTACAACTTACTGGAAGATCTCGGGGCAACCAAGGTTGAAGAAGTGTTCACAGCAGGCGGTGGTGCGAAAAACGAGAAATGGATAAAGATACGGGAGAGGGTACTGGGTCTGCCCGTGAGTCGGGCACCTCAAACAGAGGCTGCTTACGGAGCTGCATTATTGGCACTGAGGGGTACTGCACAATAG
- the LOC131307988 gene encoding uncharacterized protein LOC131307988 produces the protein MEKILGIVINKKERTMADAWIVEDLSSWELVDPSDDDNDEDYSYDELDLYVFESPSSSDLSAQSPPPPHDLVDHANDREDRVDLAKCVSIDEKCVYTVTEVPPNVKSWIRSRVYKDYDDENDDGGDGDEEEEEKFDDYGGEYDLDDELVPKNVIDRFGRQRIRKLGKRAFSKMNKAKKLPYAYNRPGCVYGKHGLGLKHNLIN, from the exons ATGGAGAAGATATTGGGGATTGTGATTAACAAGAAAGAGAGGACAATGGCGGATGCCTGGATCGTCGAAGACTTGTCTTCGTGGGAGCTTGTCGACCCGTCCGACGACGACAACGATGAAGACTACTCTTACGACGAACTCGACCTCTACGTGTTTGAATCTCCGTCCTCCTCCGATCTCTCCGCTCAATCTCCGCCGCCTCCGCACGATCTCGTCGATCACGCCAACGATCGCGAAGATCGTGTGGATTTGGCGAAATGTGTTTCGATTGACGAGAAGTGTGTGTATACAGTTACGGAG GTACCTCCGAATGTAAAATCATGGATCCGTTCCCGTGTATACAAGGACTATGATGATGAAAatgatgatggtggtgatggtgatgaggaggaggaggagaagttTGATGATTATGGAGGTGAGTATGATTTGGACGATGAATTGGTGCCGAAGAATGTGATCGATCGATTTGGGAGGCAGAGGATTCGGAAATTGGGGAAGAGGGCTTTTTCAAAGATGAACAAGGCCAAGAAGTTGCCTTACGCCTACAATCGCCCAGGTTGCGTCTATGGAAAGCACGGGCTGGGTTTGAAGCACAACCTCATCAACTAG
- the LOC131307183 gene encoding protein terminal ear1-like, which yields MAASRGLNPRAPAYIPLSSTTQSPFTNCPPLPPHIHHFPFSSPPPPPSFFPTASQSPQLHPQSPLYTTPYPIHPPPPPPPRVVEPPQVVPSTVGAETGRIGGPRRRPRAVTCGSRGITSGFRSSRHHHQKEPNFGGSFNNSNNKFGNTSRAGSSSRNWERRRGSTLKKHEVLPLSHCEEKTTVMIKNIPKLYSGELLLKFLDEHCMLENQKREENSAEEDRTVSAFDFMYLPIDFSTGCSRGFAFVNFTEARAVWKFLRACNRKTWDLFQSPKICEIVCAKIQGKEALVNHFAKSTFRCESDEFLPVCFSPPRDGSGTELVEETRIGKRIASTTPNV from the exons atggCTGCCTCCAGGGGTTTGAACCCACGAGCACCGGCGTACATACCGCTATCCTCCACTACTCAAAGCCCTTTCACAAACTGCCCGCCACTGCCGCCACACATCCACCACTTCCCTTTctcatctccaccaccaccgccttcTTTCTTTCCCACCGCCTCCCAATCTCCACAACTCCACCCCCAATCACCTCTTTACACCACCCCCTACCCCATCCATCCACCGCCTCCTCCGCCGCCACGGGTGGTTGAACCTCCACAGGTTGTTCCGAGTACTGTGGGCGCTGAAACGGGGAGAATCGGAGGTCCAAGGAGGAGGCCTAGAGCAGTAACCTGTGGTAGTAGGGGTATTACCAGTGGGTTCAGATCATCACGACACCACCACCAAAAGGAGCCCAATTTTGGCGGGAGTTTTAACAACAGCAATAATAAGTTTGGAAATACTTCTAGGGCTGGTAGTAGTAGTAGAAACTGGGAAAGGAGGAGAGGGTCAACTTTAAAGAAGCATGAGGTGTTACCTCTCTCTCATTGTGAAGAGAAAACTACTGTGATGATCAAGAACATTCCCAAACTCTACAG TGGGGAGTTGCTGTTGAAGTTTCTTGATGAGCACTGCATGTTGGAGAATCAAAAGAGGGAGGAGAATTCGGCGGAAGAAGATCGTACGGTCTCGGCTTTCGATTTTATGTATTTGCCTATAGATTTCAG TACTGGGTGTAGCAGGGGGTTTGCGTTTGTAAATTTCACAGAAGCAAGAGCAGTGTGGAAGTTCTTGAGAGCGTGCAATAGAAAGACTTGGGACTTGTTCCAATCCCCCAAGATCTGCGAGATAGTCTGTGCTAAGATCCAG GGAAAAGAGGCACTGGTGAACCATTTTGCGAAGTCCACGTTCCGATGCGAATCGGACGAGTTTCTACCCGTTTGTTTCAGCCCGCCAAGGGACGGGTCCGGCACTGAGTTGGTAGAAGAAACCCGGATTGGGAAACGTATAGCCTCCACCACACCAAATGTATAA
- the LOC131307987 gene encoding D-ribulose kinase isoform X2, which translates to MLLSIPHLTPFSPFLRPTSPKHGHYSSKKLISRTGQLLVNEDKPRAKIMTFGSSKDEVDVPLEAGEWLFLGMDFGTSGARYAVIEKDGTIRAEGKRDYPLYMSKDTVDWLGSWKTTLHSLLDDVPISLRPLIASISIDGTSATTIILDSATGEPLCRPLLYNESCPDALPEVKSIAPVNHTVCSGSSTLCKLVSWWNSYDSNKESALLLHQADWLLWLLHGKLGVSDYNNALKAPGTSIGPIKEDIRMQFGFPKDCVVCTGTTDSIAAFLAARATQPGKAVTSLGSTLAIKLLSTNRIEDARFGVYSHRLDDKWLVGGASNTGGAVLRQIFTDEDLAKLSEHINPIEASPLDYYPLQAVGERFPVADPKMEPRLHPRPESDVEYLHGILESIARIEAKAYNLLEDLGATKVEEVFTAGGGAKNEKWIKIRERVLGLPVSRAPQTEAAYGAALLALRGTAQ; encoded by the exons ATGCTACTTTCAATCCCCCATCTCACTCCCTTTTCCCCGTTTCTCCGGCCAACATCCCCCAAACacg GACATTATAGCTCGAAGAAGTTAATTTCAAGAACTGGGCAGCTCTTGGTTAATGAAGATAAACCAAGAgcaaaaattatgacttttggAAGCAGTAAAGATGAAGTGGATGTTCCTCTTGAGGCGGGTGAATGGCTTTTTCTTGGTATGGATTTTGGTACATCAGGAGCTAGGTATGCTGTTATTGAGAAGGACGGGACTATACGGGCCGAAGGGAAGAGGGACTATCCGCTATATATG AGCAAGGATACAGTGGATTGGTTGGGCTCATGGAAAACGACCCTTCATTCACTTCTTGATGATGTTCCCATTAGTCTCCGACCATTAATTGCTTCTATTTCTATAGATGGCACGTCTGCAACAACAATCATTCTAGACAG TGCAACTGGAGAACCATTATGTAGACCTTTGCTGTACAATGAAAGTTGTCCTGATGCTTTGCCAGAAGTTAAGTCCATTGCCCCAGTAAACCACACAGTCTGCTCTGGTTCTTCTACACTGTGCAAGCTTGTATCATGGTGGAACTCTTATGATTCGAATAAAGAATCTGCATTACTGTTGCATCAAGCAGACTGGCTCTTGTGGCTTCTTCATGGAAAGCTCGGGGTGTCTGACTATAACAACGCTCTAAAG GCACCAGGAACTTCAATTGGTCCTATAAAGGAGGACATTAGGATGCAATTTG GGTTTCCAAAAGACTGTGTTGTATGCACTGGAACCACTGATAGTATAGCTGCTTTTCTTGCTGCACGTGCTACACAACCTGGGAAAGCT GTAACATCTCTTGGTTCAACCCTTGCCATAAAACTACTAAGCACTAATAGAATCGAGGATGCACGGTTTGGCGTATATAGCCATCGCCTTGATGATAAATGGCTTGTGGGAGGAGCTTCAAACACGGGCGGAGCTGTTCTTAGACAGATATTTACAGACGAGGACCTGGCGAAATTGAGTGAGCATATTAATCCCATTGAAGCCTCCCCTCTAGACTACTATCCTCTGCAAGCAGTTGGGGAGAGATTTCCAGTGGCTGATCCGAAGATGGAGCCTAG GTTACATCCACGCCCGGAAAGTGATGTTGAGTACTTGCACGGTATTCTAGAGTCAATTGCCCGTATAGAG GCCAAGGCTTACAACTTACTGGAAGATCTCGGGGCAACCAAGGTTGAAGAAGTGTTCACAGCAGGCGGTGGTGCGAAAAACGAGAAATGGATAAAGATACGGGAGAGGGTACTGGGTCTGCCCGTGAGTCGGGCACCTCAAACAGAGGCTGCTTACGGAGCTGCATTATTGGCACTGAGGGGTACTGCACAATAG
- the LOC131307985 gene encoding coatomer subunit alpha-2, translating into MLTKFETKSNRVKGLSFHSKRPWILASLHSGVIQLWDYRMGTLIDRFDEHDGPVRGVHFHKSQPLFVSGGDDYKIKVWNYKLHRCLFTLLGHLDYIRTVQFHHEHPWIVSASDDQTIRIWNWQSRSCISVLTGHNHYVMCASFHPKEDLVVSASLDQTVRVWDIGALKKKSAAPVDDILRLSQMNTDLFGGVDAVVKYVLEGHDRGVNWASFHPTLPLIVSGADDRQVKLWRMNDTKAWEVDTLRGHMNNVSCVMFHAKQDIIVSNSEDKSIRVWDVTKRTGVQTFRREHDRFWILSSHPEMNLLAAGHDSGMIVFKLERERPAFSISGDSMFYAKDRFLRFYEFSSQKDTQVIPIRRPGSTSLNQGPRTLSYSPTENAVLICSDTDGGSYELYIVPKDSISRGDTMQEAKRGIGGSAVFVARNRFAVLDKSNNQVLVKNLKNEIVKKSSLPMAADAIFYAGTGNLLCRAEDRVVIFDLQQRIVLGDLQTPFVKYIVWSNDMESVALLSKHAIVIASKTLVHQCTLHETIRVKSGAWDDNGVFIYTTLNHIKYCLPNGDSGIIKTLDVPIYITKVSGNKIFCLDRDGKNKVIAIDATEYIFKLSLMKKKFDHVMSMIRNSQLCGQAMIAYLQQKGFPEVALHFVKDERTRFNLALESGNIQIAVASAKEIDEKDHWYRLGVEALRQGNAGIVEYSYQRTKNFERLSFLYLITGNMEKLSKMLKIAEVKNDVMGQFHNALYLGDVRERVKILENAGHLPLAYITASVHGLQDVAERLATELGDNLPMLPEGKVPSLLTPPSPILCSGDWPLLRVMRGIFEGGLDNIGRGATDEDEEAADADWGEELDMVDANGIENGDIEAVLEDGEVPEENEEGGWDLEDLELPPEADTPKASINARSAVFVAPTPGMPVSQIWIQRSSLAAEHAAAGNFDTAMRLLSRQLGIKNFTPLKPMFLDLHTGSHTFVRAFSSAPVLSLAVERGWSESSSPNVRGPPALVFNFSQLEEKLKSAYKATTSGKLAEALRLFTSILHTIPLIVVESRREVDEVKEFIIIVKEYVLGLQMELKRREMKDNPVRQQELAAYFTHCNLQTPHLRLALQNAMTVCFKAKNLSTAANFARRLLETNPTNDNQAKTARQVLQAAEKNMKDVSQLNYDFRNPFVVCGATYVPIYRGQKDVSCPYCSSRFVLGLEGKLCTVCDLAVVGADASGLLCSPTQIR; encoded by the exons ATGTTGACGAAATTTGAGACAAAGAGTAATAGAGTGAAAGGACTGAGTTTCCACAGTAAGAGACCGTGGATCCTCGCGAGTCTCCATAGTGGTGTGATCCAGCTATGGGATTATCGGATGGGGACTCTCATTGACAGGTTCGACGAGCACGATGGCCCCGTTCGTGGCGTCCACTTTCACAAATCTCAGCCACTTTTTGTGTCTGGAG GTGATGATTACAAGATTAAGGTTTGGAACTACAAGTTGCATAGGTGTCTTTTTACTCTTCTTGGACACCTGGATTACATCCGGACTGTTCAGTTTCACCACGAGCATCCTTGGATTGTGAGTGCAAGTGATGATCAGACTATCAGAATTTGGAATTGGCAATCACGTTCATGTATTTCTGTTTTGACCGGCCACAATCACTATGTGATGTGTGCTTCATTCCACCCTAAGGAAGACCTTGTCGTGTCAGCTTCACTAGATCAGACTGTCCGTGTTTGGGATATTGGTGCCCTGAAGAAGAAGTCTGCTGCCCCAGTTGATGACATTCTGCGGTTGAGTCAGATGAACACGGATCTGTTTGGCGGGGTGGATGCTGTAGTTAAGTATGTATTGGAAGGTCATGATCGTGGAGTTAACTGGGCTTCGTTTCACCCAACCTTGCCGTTAATAGTCTCTGGCGCAGATGATCGTCAAGTGAAACTGTGGCGCATGAATG aTACAAAGGCATGGGAAGTGGACACGTTGAGAGGGCACATGAATAATGTGTCATGTGTCATGTTTCATGCCAAACAGGACATAATTGTTTCCAACTCCGAGGACAAAAGCATTCGTGTTTGGGATGTGACAAAGCGGACTGGCGTTCAAACTTTCCGTCGGGAGCACGATCGGTTTTGGATTCTCTCATCTCACCCTGAGATGAATCTTCTGGCTGCCGGCCACGATAGCGGAATGATTGTGTTTAAATTGGAAAGAGAGAGGCCTGCCTTCTCTATAAGTGGTGACTCTATGTTCTATGCCAAAGATCGCTTTCTTCGTTTTTACGAGTTTTCAAGTCAGAAAGATACCCAAGTAATTCCAATTCGACGCCCTGGTTCTACAAGCCTAAACCAAGGTCCACGCACTCTGTCATACAGTCCTACAGAAAATGCTGTTCTCATTTGTTCTGATACTGATGGTGGCTCTTATGAGCTCTACATTGTCCCTAAAGACAGTATTAGTCGGGGTGATACCATGCAAGAGGCGAAAAGAGGTATAGGAGGATCAGCTGTATTTGTTGCTCGAAATAGGTTCGCTGTGCTTGACAAAAGCAACAACCAAGTTCTAGTCAAGAACCTTAAGAATGAGATTGTTAAGAAAAGCAGTCTTCCTATGGCTGCTGATGCAATATTCTATGCGGGAACAGGGAATTTGCTTTGTAGAGCAGAGGATAGAGTTGTTATATTTGACCTTCAGCAGAGAATTGTTCTTGGTGATCTTCAAACTCCTTTTGTCAAGTACATTGTTTGGTCGAATGATATGGAGAGCGTGGCCTTGCTCAGCAAACATGCTATAGTCATTGCTAGTAAGACACTCGTGCACCAGTGCACCCTTCATGAGACCATTCGTGTGAAGAGCGGAGCCTGGGATGACAATGGGGTTTTCATTTATACAACCCTGAATCACATCAAGTATTGTCTTCCCAATGGCGATAGTGGAATAATAAAGACCCTTGATGTCCCAATTTACATCACAAAAGTATCAGGCAACAAGATTTTTTGCTTGGATCGGGATGGGAAAAACAAGGTTATAGCCATTGATGCAACAGAATATATCTTTAAGCTGTCTTTGATGAAGAAAAAATTTGACCATGTTATGAGCATGATAAGGAACTCTCAGCTCTGTGGGCAGGCAATGATTGCTTATTTACAGCAGAAGGGGTTCCCTGAAGTTGCTCTTCATTTTGTGAAAGATGAGAGAACCCGTTTTAATTTGGCTCTGGAGAGTGGGAACATCCAAATTGCAGTTGCTTCAGCTAAGGAAATCGATGAGAAGGATCACTGGTACAGATTGGGTGTGGAGGCTCTTCGTCAAGGTAATGCTGGAATTGTTGAGTATTCCTACCAGAGGACAAAGAATTTTGAGAGGTTATCTTTCCTTTATCTCATTACTGGGAATATGGAGAAACTATCCAAAATGCTCAAAATTGCTGAGGTCAAGAATGATGTCATGGGCCAGTTCCACAATGCCTTGTATCTTGGTGACGTTCGAGAACGTGTTAAGATTTTGGAGAATGCTGGGCATTTGCCTCTTGCTTATATCACTGCTTCGGTCCATGGACTACAAGATGTTGCTGAACGTCTAGCAACCGAGTTGGGAGATAATTTACCTATGTTGCCAGAGGGTAAAGTACCCTCCCTTCTGACGCCTCCATCCCCCATTTTGTGCAGTGGAGATTGGCCCCTTTTAAGAGTTATGCGAGGCATATTTGAGGGTGGCCTGGATAATATTGGAAGGGGTGCCACtgatgaagatgaagaggcTGCAGATGCTGATTGGGGCGAAGAATTGGACATGGTTGACGCGAATGGTATAGAAAATGGAGACATTGAAGCTGTTTTGGAAGACGGGGAAGTTCCTGAAGAAAATGAAGAGGGTGGATGGGATCTTGAGGATTTGGAGCTTCCTCCTGAGGCTGATACTCCAAAGGCATCTATCAATGCCCGCTCTGCTGTTTTTGTGGCCCCGACTCCTGGCATGCCCGTAAGCCAAATTTGGATCCAGAGATCTTCTCTCGCTGCAGAACATGCTGCGGCTGGCAATTTCGATACTGCAATGCGGTTACTGAGTCGGCAATTGGGAATAAAGAACTTTACCCCTTTGAAACCCATGTTCCTCGATCTTCATACTGGAAGTCACACTTTTGTACGAGCATTTTCATCTGCCCCAGTGTTATCCTTAGCTGTTGAACGCGGATGGAGCGAGTCTTCTAGCCCTAATGTGAGGGGACCACCGGCGCTTGTGTTCAATTTCTCTCAATTGGAAGAGAAACTAAAATCTGCTTACAAAGCCACAACATCTGGGAAGCTTGCTGAGGCTCTTAGGCTTTTCACTAGTATCCTCCATACCATTCCTTTGATTGTGGTCGAGTCAAGAAGGGAGGTTGATGAAGTTAAGGAGTTTATTATCATAGTGAAAGAATATGTTTTGGGTCTGCAAATGGAGCTCAAGAGGAGGGAAATGAAAGACAACCCAGTACGCCAGCAGGAGCTTGCGGCTTATTTCACTCACTGCAACCTTCAAACGCCTCACTTGAGGCTAGCTCTCCAAAACGCGATGACTGTTTGCTTCAAGGCTAAGAACCTCAGTACCGCTGCAAATTTCGCTAGACGGCTCCTAGAGACCAATCCTACCAATGACAACCAAGCAAAGACGGCTCGCCAAGTGCTTCAGGCAGCTGAGAAGAACATGAAAGATGTGTCTCAGCTGAATTATGATTTCAGAAACCCATTTGTGGTTTGTGGGGCCACATATGTGCCCATTTACCGAGGACAGAAGGATGTTTCCTGCCCATATTGCAGTTCACGGTTCGTGCTAGGCCTGGAAGGGAAGCTTTGTACTGTTTGTGACCTTGCGGTGGTGGGGGCTGATGCTTCTGGCTTGCTGTGTTCTCCTACTCAGATAAGATGA